A portion of the Polaribacter cellanae genome contains these proteins:
- the rpmC gene encoding 50S ribosomal protein L29, with translation MKQSEIKELSTADLNEKFGALQKNYTDLKMAHAITPMENPLQLRSLRRTVARIATELTNRELQ, from the coding sequence ATGAAACAATCAGAAATAAAAGAATTATCTACAGCTGATCTTAATGAGAAGTTTGGAGCGTTGCAAAAGAATTATACCGATCTTAAGATGGCACATGCCATAACTCCAATGGAAAACCCATTGCAGTTAAGAAGCTTAAGAAGAACTGTAGCAAGAATTGCAACAGAATTAACAAATAGAGAATTACAATAA
- the secY gene encoding preprotein translocase subunit SecY, giving the protein MNFINTLKDIFKIEELKNKILLTIGLIAVYRFMAAVPLPGIDPLQLEALKESASGGGLLTLLNAFTGGAFARASVMALGIMPYISASIVVQLMGIAVPYLQKLQKDGESGRKKITQITRWLTIGITLVQAPTYITAIKTQFGLGPEAFLVSGATFWVSSIIILTAGTIFAMWLGERITDKGVGNGISLLITVGIIARFPAAFLQEFVSKTTNAGAGGIMMILIEIIIWFVVILLTVLLVTAVRKIAVQYARRTVAGNIQNVAGSRDYIPLKLNAAGVMPIIFAQAIMFLPVALAQKFPAISSLQDNYGLWYNVIFALLIVIFSFFYTAITIPTNKMAEDLKRSGGFIPGIRPGKDTAEKLDSVLSRITFPGSLFLAALAILPAIVVQFGVQQSWAMFFGGTSLIIMVGVAIDTMQQINSYLLNRHYDGLMKPGNSNRKSK; this is encoded by the coding sequence ATGAATTTTATTAATACGCTAAAAGATATTTTTAAGATTGAAGAATTAAAAAACAAAATTCTTCTTACAATCGGTTTAATTGCTGTATATCGTTTTATGGCAGCTGTTCCATTACCTGGAATAGACCCATTACAATTAGAGGCATTAAAAGAAAGTGCATCTGGAGGTGGTCTTTTAACTCTTTTAAACGCATTTACAGGAGGAGCGTTTGCAAGAGCATCAGTAATGGCTTTGGGTATTATGCCTTATATTTCTGCATCAATTGTAGTTCAGTTAATGGGAATTGCGGTTCCATATCTACAAAAATTACAGAAAGATGGAGAAAGTGGACGTAAGAAAATTACACAAATTACAAGATGGTTAACCATTGGTATTACGTTAGTACAAGCACCAACGTATATTACAGCTATTAAAACCCAATTTGGTTTAGGCCCAGAGGCTTTTTTAGTAAGTGGTGCTACTTTTTGGGTATCATCTATTATCATTTTAACTGCAGGAACAATTTTTGCTATGTGGTTAGGTGAGCGTATTACAGATAAAGGGGTTGGTAATGGTATTTCATTATTAATTACTGTTGGTATAATTGCTAGATTTCCAGCGGCATTTTTACAAGAATTTGTTTCAAAAACAACAAATGCTGGTGCAGGAGGAATTATGATGATACTTATTGAAATTATCATTTGGTTTGTAGTAATTTTATTAACCGTGCTGTTAGTTACTGCTGTTCGAAAAATTGCAGTGCAATATGCCAGAAGAACAGTTGCAGGAAACATACAAAATGTTGCAGGATCAAGAGATTATATTCCTTTGAAATTAAATGCAGCAGGAGTTATGCCTATTATCTTTGCACAAGCAATTATGTTTTTACCAGTTGCTTTAGCTCAAAAATTTCCAGCAATTTCTAGCTTACAAGATAATTATGGTTTATGGTATAATGTAATATTTGCATTATTAATTGTTATTTTTAGTTTTTTCTATACAGCAATTACTATTCCTACAAATAAAATGGCTGAAGACTTAAAAAGAAGTGGTGGTTTTATACCAGGAATTAGACCAGGAAAAGACACCGCAGAAAAGTTGGATAGCGTTTTATCTAGAATTACGTTCCCAGGATCGTTGTTTTTGGCAGCGTTAGCAATATTACCAGCAATAGTAGTTCAGTTTGGTGTGCAACAAAGTTGGGCAATGTTTTTTGGAGGTACATCATTAATAATTATGGTAGGTGTTGCAATTGACACGATGCAACAAATTAACTCGTATTTATTAAATCGTCATTACGATGGTTTAATGAAACCGGGAAATAGCAATAGAAAATCTAAATAG
- the rpsC gene encoding 30S ribosomal protein S3 has translation MGQKTNPIGNRLGIIRGWESNWYGGNDYGDKIAEDDKIRKYIHARLSKASVSRVIIERTLKLVTVTITTARPGIIIGKGGQEVDKLKEELKKITGKEVQINIFEIKRPELDARLVATSVARQIENRISYKRAIKMAIAATMRMNAEGIKIQISGRLNGAEMARSEHFKEGRIPLSTFRADIDYALVEAHTTYGRLGVKVWIMKGEVYGKRELSPLVGLSKKQSGSKGGGDRSKRQPRRRK, from the coding sequence ATGGGACAGAAAACAAATCCAATAGGAAATCGTTTAGGAATCATCAGAGGTTGGGAATCTAACTGGTATGGTGGAAATGACTATGGAGATAAAATTGCTGAAGATGATAAGATAAGAAAGTATATCCATGCTCGTTTATCAAAAGCAAGTGTATCAAGAGTAATTATAGAGCGTACTTTAAAACTTGTAACCGTTACTATCACTACTGCAAGACCTGGTATTATTATCGGAAAAGGTGGGCAAGAGGTAGACAAGTTAAAAGAAGAACTTAAGAAAATTACAGGTAAGGAAGTTCAAATTAATATTTTTGAGATTAAACGTCCAGAATTAGATGCAAGATTAGTTGCAACTAGTGTTGCTCGTCAAATTGAGAATAGAATTTCTTATAAGAGAGCTATTAAAATGGCAATCGCTGCAACAATGCGTATGAATGCCGAAGGAATTAAAATCCAGATTTCAGGTCGTTTAAACGGGGCTGAGATGGCGCGTTCAGAGCATTTTAAAGAAGGTAGAATTCCTCTTTCTACATTTAGAGCAGATATCGATTACGCATTAGTAGAAGCTCATACTACATATGGAAGATTAGGAGTTAAGGTATGGATTATGAAAGGTGAGGTATATGGTAAAAGAGAATTATCTCCATTAGTTGGGTTGTCTAAGAAACAATCTGGTTCTAAAGGTGGAGGTGACAGATCTAAACGTCAACCTCGTAGAAGAAAATAA
- the rplX gene encoding 50S ribosomal protein L24, with protein sequence MKKFKIKSGDTVKVIAGDHKGSEGKVLQIIKDKDRVLVEGVNLVSKHTKPSAQSPQGGIVKKEASLHISNVMLVEDGAAVRVGYKVDGDTKIRISKKTKK encoded by the coding sequence ATGAAGAAGTTTAAAATAAAATCAGGAGATACTGTAAAAGTAATTGCAGGAGATCATAAAGGATCTGAAGGAAAGGTTTTACAAATTATCAAAGATAAAGACAGAGTATTAGTAGAAGGTGTAAACTTAGTTTCTAAGCACACCAAGCCAAGTGCTCAAAGTCCTCAAGGTGGTATTGTAAAGAAAGAAGCTTCACTTCATATTTCTAACGTAATGTTGGTAGAAGATGGTGCAGCTGTAAGAGTAGGTTATAAAGTTGATGGAGATACAAAGATTAGAATCTCTAAAAAAACTAAAAAATAA
- the ykgO gene encoding type B 50S ribosomal protein L36: protein MKVRASVKKRSADCKIVRRKGRLYVINKQNPRFKQRQG from the coding sequence ATGAAAGTAAGAGCATCAGTTAAAAAAAGAAGTGCCGACTGCAAAATAGTGCGCAGAAAGGGTAGATTATATGTAATTAATAAACAAAATCCTAGATTTAAACAAAGACAAGGGTAA
- the rpsK gene encoding 30S ribosomal protein S11: MAKASAKKRKVIIEAVGEAHVTASFNNIIISLTNKKGDVISWSSAGKMGFRGSKKNTPYAAQLAAEDCANVAKEAGLRKVKVYVKGPGNGRESAIRSIHNAGIEVTEIIDVTPIPHNGCRPPKRRRV, translated from the coding sequence ATGGCAAAAGCAAGCGCAAAAAAACGTAAAGTAATAATTGAAGCTGTTGGAGAGGCTCACGTAACTGCATCTTTCAACAATATTATTATTTCTTTAACAAATAAAAAAGGTGACGTTATTTCTTGGTCATCTGCAGGTAAAATGGGTTTTAGAGGTTCTAAAAAGAATACTCCATATGCAGCTCAATTAGCAGCAGAAGATTGTGCAAACGTAGCAAAGGAAGCTGGTTTACGTAAAGTAAAAGTTTATGTAAAAGGACCTGGTAATGGTAGAGAATCTGCTATTAGATCTATCCACAATGCAGGTATTGAAGTAACTGAAATTATCGATGTTACACCAATTCCTCATAATGGATGTCGTCCACCTAAAAGAAGAAGAGTATAA
- the rpmD gene encoding 50S ribosomal protein L30, translating into MAKIKVTQVKSQIGRLQNQKRTLEALGLRRMNQTVEHEATPTIIGMVNTVKHLVSYEEIK; encoded by the coding sequence ATGGCAAAAATTAAAGTTACACAAGTAAAAAGTCAAATCGGGCGTCTTCAGAATCAAAAAAGAACTTTGGAGGCATTAGGTTTACGTAGAATGAACCAAACTGTAGAACATGAGGCAACTCCTACAATTATTGGTATGGTAAATACAGTTAAACACTTAGTTTCTTACGAAGAAATTAAATAA
- the rplR gene encoding 50S ribosomal protein L18, which produces MALSKLQRRARIKRRIRKIVSGTPTKPRLSVYRSNKEIYAQLVDDINGVTLASVSSRDKDIKASSKIEAATAVGKAIAEKANKAGLETVAFDRNGYLYHGRVKVLAEAAREAGLKF; this is translated from the coding sequence ATGGCATTATCAAAGCTACAAAGAAGAGCTAGAATAAAGCGTAGAATTAGAAAAATTGTTTCTGGTACACCTACAAAACCAAGATTATCGGTTTATAGAAGTAACAAAGAAATTTACGCGCAACTAGTAGACGATATAAATGGAGTTACTTTAGCTTCAGTTTCATCTCGAGATAAAGATATAAAAGCAAGTTCTAAAATTGAAGCTGCTACTGCAGTAGGTAAAGCAATCGCAGAAAAGGCAAATAAGGCAGGTTTAGAAACAGTTGCTTTCGATAGAAATGGTTATTTATACCATGGTAGAGTTAAAGTATTAGCAGAAGCTGCAAGAGAAGCTGGTTTAAAATTTTAA
- the rplP gene encoding 50S ribosomal protein L16: MLQPKRVKYRKVQKAKGNMTGISGRGNQLSNGMFGIKSLDQNLLTSRQIEAARIAATRHMKREGQLWIKVFPDKPITKKPLEVRMGKGKGAPDHFVAVIKPGRILFEVGGVPMNVAKEALRLAAQKLPVKTKFVIARDFDINA, encoded by the coding sequence ATGTTACAGCCAAAAAGAGTAAAATACCGTAAGGTACAGAAGGCGAAAGGAAATATGACAGGTATTTCTGGTAGAGGAAATCAACTTTCTAATGGAATGTTTGGTATCAAATCTTTAGACCAGAACTTGTTAACCTCTCGTCAAATAGAAGCAGCTCGTATCGCGGCTACTCGTCATATGAAAAGAGAAGGTCAGTTATGGATTAAAGTTTTTCCAGACAAGCCTATCACAAAGAAGCCTTTAGAGGTGCGTATGGGTAAGGGTAAAGGAGCACCAGATCATTTCGTTGCAGTTATTAAACCAGGTAGAATTTTGTTCGAAGTTGGTGGAGTACCAATGAATGTTGCAAAAGAAGCTTTACGTTTAGCGGCTCAAAAACTTCCAGTAAAAACGAAGTTTGTAATCGCAAGAGACTTTGATATTAACGCTTAA
- the rpsN gene encoding 30S ribosomal protein S14 has translation MAKESMKARERKRERTVAKYAEKRKALKEAGDYEALQKLPRNASPIRLHNRCKLTGRPKGYMRQFGLSRVTFREMANQGLIPGVRKASW, from the coding sequence ATGGCTAAAGAATCAATGAAAGCGCGTGAGCGTAAAAGAGAACGTACTGTTGCAAAGTATGCTGAAAAAAGAAAAGCTTTAAAAGAAGCTGGAGATTATGAAGCATTACAAAAATTACCAAGAAATGCATCACCAATTAGATTACATAACAGATGTAAATTAACGGGTCGTCCAAAAGGATATATGCGTCAGTTTGGTTTGTCTCGTGTAACTTTTCGTGAAATGGCAAATCAAGGGTTAATACCAGGTGTAAGAAAAGCAAGTTGGTAG
- a CDS encoding DNA-directed RNA polymerase subunit alpha produces the protein MAILNFQKPDKVIMIESTDFSGRFEFRPLEPGFGLTVGNALRRVLLSSLEGFAITSLRVDGVEHEFSTVPGVVEDVTEIILNLKQVRFKKQIDDTDRETVSVSVSGQEQFTAGDLQKFISGFQVLNPDLVICNMDKSVKLNAEITIEKGRGFVPAEENKKATAPIGTIFTDSIYTPIKNVKYSIENFRVEQKTDYEKLVFDIDTDGSINPKDALTEAAKILIHHFMLFSDERITLEADEIAQTETYDEESLHMRQLLKTRLIDMDLSVRALNCLKAAEVDTLGDLVSFNKSDLMKFRNFGKKSLTELEELVIVKGLNFGMDLSKYKLDRD, from the coding sequence ATGGCAATTTTAAATTTTCAGAAACCAGATAAAGTAATAATGATTGAATCTACAGATTTTTCTGGTAGATTCGAATTTAGACCTTTAGAACCAGGTTTTGGTTTAACAGTAGGTAACGCTTTAAGAAGAGTGCTTTTATCATCTTTAGAAGGTTTTGCAATTACATCTTTAAGAGTAGATGGTGTAGAACATGAGTTCTCTACAGTTCCTGGAGTTGTAGAAGATGTAACAGAAATTATCTTAAACTTAAAACAAGTTCGTTTTAAGAAACAAATAGATGATACTGATAGAGAAACTGTATCTGTATCTGTATCTGGGCAAGAGCAGTTTACTGCAGGTGATTTACAAAAATTTATTTCAGGTTTTCAGGTTTTAAACCCAGATTTAGTGATCTGTAACATGGATAAATCTGTAAAATTAAATGCAGAAATTACAATAGAAAAAGGTAGAGGATTTGTTCCTGCAGAGGAAAATAAAAAAGCAACTGCTCCAATTGGAACTATCTTTACAGATTCTATTTATACGCCAATAAAAAACGTAAAGTATTCAATTGAAAACTTTCGTGTAGAGCAAAAAACGGATTACGAAAAATTAGTTTTCGATATCGATACTGATGGATCAATCAATCCAAAAGATGCATTAACTGAAGCTGCAAAAATATTAATCCACCACTTTATGTTATTCTCAGATGAGCGTATCACTTTAGAGGCAGATGAAATTGCGCAAACAGAAACGTATGATGAAGAATCATTACACATGCGTCAGTTATTAAAAACTAGATTAATCGATATGGATTTATCTGTAAGAGCTTTAAATTGTTTAAAAGCTGCAGAAGTAGATACATTAGGAGATTTAGTTTCTTTTAACAAAAGCGACTTAATGAAGTTCCGTAACTTTGGTAAAAAATCATTAACAGAACTAGAAGAATTAGTTATTGTTAAAGGTTTAAACTTTGGTATGGACTTAAGCAAATATAAATTAGATAGAGATTAA
- the rpsQ gene encoding 30S ribosomal protein S17 gives MEKRNLRKERIGVVSSNKMEKSIVVAETKRVKHPMYGKFVLKTKKYVAHDEKNDCNEGDTVRIMETRPMSKSKRWRLVEILERAK, from the coding sequence ATGGAAAAAAGAAATCTTAGAAAAGAAAGAATTGGTGTTGTATCTAGTAACAAAATGGAGAAATCTATCGTTGTTGCAGAAACTAAAAGAGTTAAGCACCCAATGTACGGAAAGTTCGTATTAAAGACTAAGAAGTACGTTGCACACGACGAAAAGAATGATTGCAACGAAGGAGATACTGTTAGAATCATGGAAACAAGACCTATGAGTAAATCTAAACGTTGGAGATTAGTAGAAATCCTAGAAAGAGCTAAATAA
- the rplN gene encoding 50S ribosomal protein L14 — protein sequence MLQTESRLKVADNTGAKEVLVIRVLGGTRKRYASIGDKIVVSVKSATPNGTVKKGQVSRAVVVRTKKEVRRKDGSYIRFDDNACVLLNPTEEMRGTRVFGPVARELREKQFMKIVSLAPEVL from the coding sequence ATGTTACAGACAGAGTCAAGATTAAAAGTCGCAGATAATACTGGAGCAAAAGAAGTTTTAGTAATTAGAGTTTTAGGAGGAACAAGAAAACGTTACGCAAGTATTGGAGACAAAATTGTGGTATCAGTTAAATCTGCAACTCCTAACGGAACTGTAAAAAAAGGTCAAGTATCTAGAGCAGTTGTTGTAAGAACGAAGAAGGAAGTAAGACGTAAAGACGGGTCATATATCAGATTTGATGATAATGCTTGTGTACTTTTAAACCCTACAGAGGAAATGAGAGGAACACGTGTATTTGGTCCTGTAGCTCGTGAACTTCGTGAGAAGCAATTCATGAAAATAGTATCATTAGCACCTGAAGTGCTTTAA
- the rpsM gene encoding 30S ribosomal protein S13 — translation MARIAGIDIPKNKRGVIALTYIFGIGNSRAKAILADAKVDESIKVQDWTDDQIAAIREQVGSFTIEGELRSEVQINIKRLMDIGCQRGIRHRLGLPLRGQRTKNNSRTRKGKRKTVANKKK, via the coding sequence ATGGCAAGAATAGCAGGTATTGATATTCCAAAGAATAAAAGAGGAGTTATTGCTTTAACTTACATCTTTGGTATAGGAAACAGTAGAGCAAAAGCAATTTTAGCAGACGCAAAAGTAGACGAAAGTATTAAAGTTCAAGATTGGACGGATGATCAAATCGCTGCAATTAGAGAACAAGTTGGATCTTTCACCATTGAAGGAGAATTACGTTCTGAAGTACAAATTAACATCAAACGTTTGATGGATATTGGTTGTCAGAGAGGAATTCGTCATAGATTGGGGCTTCCTTTAAGAGGGCAAAGAACTAAAAACAACTCGCGTACTAGAAAAGGTAAGAGAAAAACTGTAGCTAACAAGAAAAAATAA
- the rplF gene encoding 50S ribosomal protein L6, with amino-acid sequence MSRIGKNPVSISQGVDVNVKDNVVIVKGKLGELTQTISDGISIKIEDGIITLDRASESKDHKAQHGLMRALISNMIEGVSKGWTKELELVGVGYRASNQGQKLDLALGFSHNIVLELAPEVKVETVSEKGKNPIIKLTSFDKQLVGQVAAKIRSFRAPEPYKGKGVKFVGELLRRKAGKSA; translated from the coding sequence ATGAGTAGAATAGGAAAAAATCCCGTTAGCATTTCCCAAGGTGTAGATGTTAATGTAAAAGACAATGTTGTAATCGTAAAAGGAAAATTAGGTGAGTTAACTCAAACTATTTCAGACGGTATATCAATTAAAATTGAAGATGGTATTATCACTTTAGATAGAGCATCGGAAAGCAAAGACCATAAAGCACAACATGGTTTAATGAGAGCTTTAATCAGTAACATGATTGAAGGAGTAAGTAAAGGCTGGACTAAAGAATTAGAATTGGTAGGTGTAGGTTATAGAGCTTCAAACCAAGGACAAAAATTAGATTTAGCTTTAGGTTTCTCTCATAATATTGTTTTAGAATTGGCTCCAGAAGTTAAAGTAGAAACGGTATCAGAGAAAGGGAAAAACCCAATCATTAAATTAACTTCATTTGACAAGCAATTGGTTGGTCAAGTAGCTGCAAAGATTCGTTCTTTTAGAGCTCCAGAACCTTACAAAGGAAAAGGTGTGAAGTTTGTTGGTGAATTATTAAGAAGAAAAGCAGGTAAATCTGCATAA
- the rplO gene encoding 50S ribosomal protein L15, whose product MSLHNLTPAEGSIKKGKRIARGEGSGKGGTATRGHNGQKSRSGYSKKIGFEGGQMPLQRRVPKFGFTNINRKEYQGINLDKLQSLVDSGKITDTVNLDILIANRLARKNDLVKILGNGELKAKLNITVHKFTATAKAAIEAAGGEAATL is encoded by the coding sequence ATGAGTTTACATAATTTAACACCGGCAGAAGGTTCCATTAAAAAAGGAAAAAGAATTGCAAGAGGTGAAGGATCTGGAAAAGGTGGTACCGCTACAAGAGGACACAATGGACAGAAATCCCGTTCTGGTTATTCTAAGAAGATTGGTTTTGAAGGAGGGCAAATGCCGCTTCAAAGACGTGTGCCTAAATTTGGTTTTACGAATATTAATCGTAAAGAATATCAAGGAATCAATTTAGACAAGTTACAATCTTTAGTAGATAGCGGAAAGATAACAGATACAGTTAATTTAGATATTTTAATTGCCAATAGATTGGCAAGAAAAAACGACCTAGTTAAAATATTAGGTAATGGAGAGTTAAAAGCTAAATTAAACATCACTGTACATAAGTTTACTGCAACTGCAAAAGCGGCTATTGAGGCTGCTGGAGGAGAAGCAGCTACTTTATAA
- the rpsH gene encoding 30S ribosomal protein S8 — protein sequence MYTDPIADFLTRVRNAIAAGHRVVEIPASNLKKEMTKILFDQGYILSYQFNDDKVQGTIKIALKYDKDTKESVIRKIQRISTPGLRKYVGSTEMPRVLNGLGIAIVSTSKGVMTNKKARLENVGGEVLCYVY from the coding sequence ATGTATACAGATCCAATCGCGGATTTTCTTACAAGAGTAAGAAATGCTATCGCAGCAGGACACAGAGTAGTGGAAATTCCAGCTTCAAATTTGAAGAAGGAAATGACTAAAATTTTGTTTGATCAAGGGTATATTTTAAGCTATCAGTTCAATGACGATAAAGTTCAGGGAACAATTAAAATCGCTTTAAAGTACGACAAAGACACAAAAGAGTCAGTAATTAGAAAAATTCAACGAATTAGTACACCAGGTTTACGTAAATACGTTGGCTCTACAGAGATGCCTAGAGTGTTAAACGGACTTGGAATTGCTATTGTTTCAACATCAAAAGGTGTTATGACAAACAAAAAAGCACGTCTAGAGAATGTTGGAGGAGAAGTTTTATGTTACGTTTATTAA
- the rplE gene encoding 50S ribosomal protein L5 — protein sequence MSYVPRLKEEYKERVITALTEEFSYKNVMQVPKLEKIVVSKGVGAAIADKKLIDYAVEELTKITGQKAVSTMSKKDVASFKLRKGMPIGVKVTLRGDKMYEFLDRLVTASLPRVRDFNGIKANGFDGRGNYNLGITEQIIFPEINIDQVKKINGMDITFVTSADTDKEAKSLLGELGLPFKKN from the coding sequence ATGAGTTACGTACCAAGATTAAAAGAAGAATATAAAGAAAGAGTAATTACTGCTCTTACGGAAGAATTCAGTTATAAAAATGTAATGCAAGTACCTAAATTAGAAAAAATAGTTGTTTCTAAAGGTGTTGGTGCTGCAATTGCAGATAAGAAATTAATAGATTATGCTGTAGAAGAGTTGACTAAAATTACTGGTCAAAAAGCAGTTTCTACAATGTCTAAAAAAGATGTTGCATCATTTAAATTACGTAAAGGAATGCCAATAGGTGTAAAAGTTACGTTAAGAGGTGATAAGATGTATGAATTTTTAGATAGGTTGGTTACAGCTTCTTTACCTCGTGTAAGAGATTTTAACGGTATAAAAGCTAATGGTTTTGATGGAAGAGGTAATTACAATTTAGGTATTACAGAACAAATTATCTTCCCAGAAATAAATATTGATCAAGTGAAAAAAATCAATGGAATGGATATTACATTTGTAACATCTGCAGATACTGATAAGGAAGCAAAATCATTATTAGGAGAATTAGGTTTACCATTCAAAAAAAATTAA
- the rpsD gene encoding 30S ribosomal protein S4 — MARYTGPKTKIARKFGEAIFGEDKNFEKRNYPPGQHGNARRRGKKSEYATQLMEKQKAKYTYGILERQFRNLFKDAQSSSGITGEILLQLCESRLDNVVYRMGISKSRSGARQLVSHRHITVNGELVNIPSFRLKEGDVVSVREKSKSLVAIEDALASNNNVFEWLTWNNDTKTGTFVKVPERLQIPEKINEQFIVELYSK, encoded by the coding sequence ATGGCAAGATATACAGGACCAAAAACTAAAATTGCTCGTAAATTTGGCGAAGCAATTTTTGGAGAAGACAAGAACTTCGAAAAAAGAAACTATCCTCCAGGACAGCATGGAAATGCAAGAAGAAGAGGAAAAAAATCTGAATATGCAACTCAATTAATGGAGAAGCAAAAAGCGAAATATACCTATGGTATTTTAGAGCGTCAATTCAGAAATTTATTTAAAGATGCACAGTCTTCATCTGGAATTACAGGTGAAATCTTGTTACAATTATGTGAATCTCGTTTGGACAATGTAGTTTATAGAATGGGAATTTCTAAATCTAGAAGTGGAGCACGTCAGTTAGTTTCTCACAGACATATTACAGTAAATGGAGAGTTGGTAAACATTCCATCATTTAGATTAAAAGAAGGAGATGTTGTTTCTGTAAGAGAAAAATCTAAGTCGTTAGTAGCAATTGAAGATGCTTTAGCTTCTAATAATAATGTGTTTGAATGGTTAACTTGGAATAACGACACTAAAACAGGAACTTTTGTAAAAGTACCAGAAAGATTACAAATTCCAGAAAAAATTAACGAACAGTTTATCGTAGAATTATATTCTAAATAA
- the rpsE gene encoding 30S ribosomal protein S5 — protein sequence MMQGYKNVERVKPSGLELVDRLVGVQRVTKVTKGGRAFGFSAIVVVGDGNGVVGHGLGKSKDVSSAIAKAVEDAKKNLVRIPILEGTLPHEQKGKFGGAKVFIKPASAGTGVIAGGAVRAVLESVGVHDVLSKSQGSSNPHNAVKATFNALLQLRSASEIAKQRGISLEKVFNG from the coding sequence ATTATGCAAGGTTATAAAAACGTAGAAAGAGTTAAACCAAGTGGGTTAGAGCTTGTAGATAGATTAGTAGGTGTACAACGTGTTACCAAAGTAACGAAAGGTGGTAGAGCATTCGGTTTCTCTGCAATTGTAGTAGTTGGAGATGGTAATGGAGTTGTTGGACACGGATTAGGAAAATCTAAAGATGTTTCTTCAGCAATTGCAAAAGCAGTTGAAGATGCAAAGAAAAATTTAGTAAGAATACCAATTTTAGAGGGTACATTACCTCATGAGCAAAAAGGAAAATTTGGTGGTGCGAAAGTATTCATTAAACCTGCTTCTGCTGGTACAGGAGTTATTGCTGGTGGAGCTGTACGTGCAGTATTAGAATCTGTTGGGGTACATGATGTACTATCAAAATCTCAAGGGTCTTCTAATCCTCACAATGCTGTAAAAGCAACTTTTAATGCATTATTACAATTACGTAGTGCATCTGAAATTGCTAAGCAAAGAGGTATATCTTTAGAAAAAGTATTTAACGGATAA
- the infA gene encoding translation initiation factor IF-1 produces the protein MAKQSAIQQDGTITEALSNAMFRVELENGHIVTAHISGKMRMHYIKLLPGDKVKLEMSPYDLTKARITYRY, from the coding sequence ATGGCTAAGCAATCAGCAATTCAACAAGACGGAACTATAACAGAAGCATTGTCTAATGCTATGTTTCGTGTAGAATTAGAAAACGGACATATTGTAACGGCACACATATCTGGTAAAATGCGTATGCATTATATTAAACTTTTACCAGGAGATAAGGTGAAATTAGAAATGAGTCCGTACGATTTAACAAAAGCAAGAATTACCTATAGGTATTAA